Part of the Mauremys reevesii isolate NIE-2019 linkage group 4, ASM1616193v1, whole genome shotgun sequence genome is shown below.
aatgcagTGAAGATGGACAATAGAGGGGATGGAAACAAGAGGGGActgaagagaaaggagagaggaaaaggggggaagcgattttaaaaagtgtttaatcCCCCACGTACGGTTCTCCTCTGCCCCCAGAAGCCAGCCTGGCCCGATCATCTTCACCCAGAGGATGCCTAGGAAAATCACTAACAACACCAGGGTGGCCAGGTACAGGAACCAGGACAGGTAGAACTCCAGACCCTTAGCCTTTCCTACTGCCCCCTGCTTGGGGGCTGCCCCTGTCAACTGACTCGTGGAGGTTAACCTTTCTCCCCCTGTCCTCCACGGGATCCTGCGGATTAATCCCCCTACTACTGTTGCTGTCCCCCCCTGGGTGCTGGGGGTTAACCCCCCATCTCTTGTCCCACTTTGGGTGCTGGGGGTTAGCCTCCTTTCTGTCTCCCATTGGGTGCTGGGGGTTAAACCAACATCTCTCGTCCTCCACTGGGCGCTGGGGGTTAACCCCACATCCCTCGTCCCTCGCTGGGCGCTGGGGGTTAACCCCACATCCCTCGTCCCTCGCTGGGTGCTGGGGGTTAACCCCACATCCCTCGTCCCTCGCTGGGTGCTGGGGGTTAACCCCACATCCCTCGTCCCTCGCTGGGTGCTGGGGGTTAATCCCACATCCCTCGTCCCCCACTGCGTGGTGGGGGTTAACCCAAAATCCCTCGTCCCCCACTGTGTGGTGGGGGTTAACCCAAAATCCCTCGTCCTTCCCTGGGTGCTGGGGGTTAACCCCACATCCCTCGTCCTCCCCTGGGTGCTGGGGGTTAACCCCACATCCCTCGTCCTCCCCTGGGTGCTGGGGGTTAACCCCACATCCCTCGTCCTCCCCTGGGTGCTGGGGGTTATCTCTCTTTCTGCCTCCCAGTGGGGCCTGGGGGTTATCTCTCTTTCTGCCTCCCAGTGGGGCCTGGGGGTTATCTCTCTTTCTGCCTCCCAGTGGGGCCTGGGGGTTATCTCTCTTTCTGCCTCCCAGTGGGGCCTGGGGGTTATCTCTCTTTCTGCCTCCCAGTGGGGCCTGGGGGCTAACTCCCTTTCTGCCTCCCAGTGGGGCCTGGGGGCTAACCTGACATCTCTGGTCCCACACTGGGAGCTGGGGTTGAACCCCCTTTCTGCCCCCCACTGAGTGCTGGGGGCAagccccccaggggctgctgtcTTCCCCAACTGGGCCCAAGGGTTTAGCTCCTCTGCTACATCCCTGCGGGGGGGCTGGTATCCATCATCTTCTTCCTCCTCCGagccctcctcctcttcctcctcctcactctccCTACGGCCCTGGCTGTGGGCGCTGTGTGCCTGGGGGCTGGGGTTGCGGCGAGGGTGGGAGGCCGAGGCCGGCTCAGGCCTGGAGGCGCTGCCCGTGCTCTGGCTCCTCCGCCCGGCCGCCCCCTCCGCCCGCAGGCGCCTCAGTTTCTTCACGTAGAGCTCGCGGGTGGAGTCGGTGATGGGCCCCGGCTGGAAGCCCAAGGCCCGCAGCTCCCTGCCGAGCTCGGCGTCGGACAGGCCGGCCATACTGGGGGCTGCTGTCTTCCCCGACTGGGGCCTAGGCGCCTCCTCCGCCCGCAGGCGGCCCAGCTTCTTCACGTAGAGCTCGCGGGTGGAGTCGGTGATGGGCCCCGGCTGGAAGCCCAAGGCCCGCAGCTCCCTGCCGAGCTCCGCGTCTGACAGGCCGGCCATGCCCGGAACTGCCGCCCAAGCAGAGGGCCGGAAGCGCTCTGTGAGAGGGGAAGCGAGGGCCGCCATCTTGGGAGAGGCGGAAAGGCGGCCTCTAGCCTCCATCGTGGGAAGGTCAAGGTAAGCGCTATGCAGCGCCGAGCCGGGCTATTGAGCCCGCCATCTTGGAAAGGTCGAATAGTcccaaatgcccccccccccatggacgCCATCTTGGGGAGGTCAGAGCTCTGGTCCCAAGGGCCGGCTCTCAAGCCCGTAtcgtgcaggggctgggctgggaggctttctGCCTTTCACGGGAAACAAGTTAGACACagggggatagggtgaccagatgtcctgatttcatagggacagtcccgatttttgggtctttttcttatataggctcctattaccccccacccccgtcctgatttttcacacttactgtctggtcaccctaaaggggGGTAGCGCAGCCTTTTATTTGTGATTGCTGCAGCTAGATGCCCTCGTGTCATTGCTTCCGATGACCCATCGGTGGCACAGTGCATTGCAGGGCGGTGACACTTGGCTGCCAGGTTGCACTGCAGAGGGTGACCGAAGAGATGTTGCATTGCCATGGGGCGAAGCTTTGGTGGCAGTGCCAtcctggggggaggtggggctttggTGCCAGGCTGCCGAGTGACATGGTAGTGGCTTTTGCTGCTGCAGGGTAACAGGTGGACACTTCTATGCGCCTTGGCATTGTTATGCAACAGCCTCGTTGTACCCTATGCCATTACTGAGCAGGTTACTCTTTTATGCCACTTTTCAATACAGCAAGAAGATGTGCTTGAGGTGTCACCAGGGTGCACCAGATTTGTCCCCGAGATAAAACCCAGGCACCCTAAATTGCCTCTGTTTTAAAAGCAGTCTCTCTTGTGCCATTTTATATTCCCAGTGAACACTTGGTTAGTGATCAAAGATAGTGGAATAGGTAGGAATGGCCCTCGCTTGAGGAGACCCAGCTTTGAGAACCGCAGACTGAAAGTAGTTTGACGTCAATGAATCCAGAAAAGCTTGGTAACGCTGCCCCTTGCCACGCCCATAGTTGTGTGTCTTCCTGTGTTCATCGACAACTGATATCACTGGTGCAATGATAACAGTGGGGAACCTACCAATAGTTGACATTTGTGAAGAGAAAGAGACAGCTCTTAACGCCAGATGTCCCTTCTCAATTCTCACTGGTCCACCTAACTTTCTCCTTATCGAGCCCCCTCTCAGCTTTCATCAACCCTTCTTAAATGTATTAATTTAAAGTATGAATCTGCACCACTGAAGctgatgggagcaggagcaggcccctcAGATTTATTGGAGGAAAGGGAGTTGTTTGAAGCTTATAACTTAAAAAAACAGCTTTGATTTGAAAATTAAATTTGTCATCAGTGATGTAGAGTAATTGCTTTTTGCTGTTGCATATAATAATATAATCAAAGTGGCTGAAATATTGTTTATTATTGGAATGTTATTAAAGGTAACGAGGACCTTGTGACTAATGCACATGCACAGTGCCTACATAGGAGTTTTTATGATTAGAGCTATGAGGACCACCAACCCGCCATCTGATATTAGCAGCAGTGTGTAACTGCCAAGCTGGGTAAAATAAATGTAGTGAtcacatgctgctgcttttctgGAATAGAACGTAATAACCTTAGAATAGATGTTATAGGCATGCATGTATAGGCATGCTCACACACACATTGGGGCATGCTCCTGCTTTGTGTCCGCACAGTTATTCTAGGTGACATCAGCTTGGCACTGCCAGAGTGCTGGTATGTTAAAGCCTATCACGGTTGGTTCCAGCAGTACAAAAATCTTCTTTCTTCTGCTCCCCTCAGTTACACAGGTTTAGGTTCCCTTTTAAGTTGAGAGGAGACCTTTGAAGTGTGAAACATTTCTGCTGGATTCCACCGGGTACAGTTGGCTGGATCAGCAGGCAGAACCATTACAGAATCATGTCATCTGATTAGAATTTGCATCTTGTACAGTTTCAGGGAGTGATTGTGCCTTTGATTTTATTTGATGTTTTAAATAAGAGGAAAAGTTGGTATGGTTGCTTCTGTCTCCTAGTATCCTCCTTTCATACTCATTTTGCTCTCATCACTTATTACAATTTAGGCCATCAGATCGAGCCATTCTAGGTCTTCCTGAAGAAGGTGGTTGCAAAATACTCTACAATTTAGTTAGCAAACACAAACACCCGCTTAGCAGACACCAGGCGGTCCAGTGAAGAATGACACTCCATTCTGCTTGGAAGTCTGGAAGTGCTAATCTTAGCCTCCTGTGTTCACTAACTGGAAAGCACAATTAACAGCTAATAATTTGGAGCCATGTAAATACAGAATGAGAATATTCTGCTAATGCTCCATTTCTGCAGACTCAGGGGTTTTAGCTAGTTTGGATAAACTCAGGCCACACATGCAGACTTCAAACCCACCCAAGCATGCAAACCCAGTCCAAATTCCACCCATTTTAAGGGCACCTATCCCTAGTTAAGAGACCAGGCCAAATTCATGCCTACTGCAACCTCACATGGATGTCAGTGGGCATATGCCAAGAATGAGTCTGGCCCAGCATTAGGATTTACTCAGTGACTGCCTGTTTTCAGAAACCACCCTGAAATATAGACTCCTGGACTTTAAGACCAATCTTCAATCCTGCCCCCATCTATTTTAGCAGGCTATATTCTTTAAGCAACTGATTGTTTTGGTCCCCTGAGTGAACATTTAAGACAAGTTTCATTATAATTCCTCTTGGCTGTTACCTTTGCAATTGAATGGCAGCTACAGTGGGATAATTATATAGATAATTATGGGCTGGGTTGGCCCATCTTCATCAGTGAGTAGAGGGGTCCCAGAACTGGCTGgtgaggaagtgtgtgtgtgtggggggggggggcacggatTTGTGGCTCCACCACTTCCTCCCTTCTGTGTGGTAGGGATGATGAGAGAGACTGAATGAGGAATGCGTAGGGGCTGACCTTATGCAAGATGAGGCCTCCATCCCCTGTGTAGGACCAGGGAGGCTGTCACCCCCTGCTCCTTCTGTGGAACCCAACCGCCCCTTATAGAAAACTAGTGCACACTGAGTCTCATGGAGTGACCTGGCTGCCCACTTACCCTTGCCAAAGGTGCAcagataccacggtgatgggcaCCGTCTAAGATGATAGATGGCTACTTCTGTTTGAGGCTGTAGATTGGCCCATAGTACCATTAGCTGCTAAGCAGCTACCTGTTTTTTTCCCAGTGTCTCACCCAGAGTGCAGATTAGAGATACTATTGGGTCTGCTAGTTGTAATTTCTATGGGCCCTTTTCTGTCACTCCTGCTCACGTTGTGTGGTACCATAATccatgagtagccccactgatttcgAAGGGGTTACCTGCAGAGTGAGGTTCCACCCAGTGTGCGTACAGATGGCAGAAACAGGCCCTAAGAAGTTTGCAGAGACAGGCTAAAATGTTCAAAGCCACCTAAGTTTGAACCCCcagttcccattaaaattaatagaAACTGGGCCTTCAAGTCCCTGTGGTGACTTTGACCATCCCTGCTTTAGTTACTGTAGGATTGACCATGGCTGAGACTAACATGGCCAcatggagggagcagggagaagttACTCCCTCCACAGCAGCATGACTGCATTAGATCTGCCTAGATTGTGGTAGTGGGCCACAATCTGATGCTCCCTACCTGAATGGAGAGGAAGGTTTGAGTGAGTAGATAGATGTGGAGTCATGGATGCACCATCCCCATGCACCTCCTGGAtgcagggggcgggggaagggggagtatcCCACATCACAAAAAGGGGTGTAGCCGATTAACTCCCACCCAGTACAAGAGGGAAGGTAGTTCCAAGCCCTGACCCAGCTCTCTCTAGTTACATGGTTAATTGGTGACACCCCTTTTTGTGGTGTGGGATACTCTTCACTTACACTGGATACTCACAGGGTATTTGTGCCTGCCAGACACCCTATCACTCATGAGCGCAGCACGGGTGCGGCTGGAACTTTTCTTATCTCTGGCCAGATTGTGTGACATGTCCTGAGTCTGCCTGGCTTTCTGAGGAGGTTAAGGCCCTGTATTTAGTTCCTCTTTTTCATTTCCCCACTCTCCAGCTTAGCTAGAGAAAAATGTGATCAGTTTCTTGAGAGGTGAGTTCACAGCTACCCACGTATTGGCTTGCGGTAAGGTAATGGAGTTTGCTGCCCTGGAAACTGGATGAGCTGCTGCTAGCAAAAGGAATGATTTGAGCTGATGGTGGTAATCGAATGCTGACAATAGgaggaaaaagggaaaggaaaagaactGACACTTCTAAGCAGCCGGCTGGGATGCTGTGCATACAGATGGGTGTGGGAGCCAGCTTTCTGTTTGGTTCATTACAGGGGTGACATCAGAGGCAGGAAGGTTGAAGGGACAGGAAACAGGAGTGTGTGTACAGAGCACCAGCAGAAAGGAGAAGGCTAGTTAAAAAGACCCTGTCAAAATAGGTCAGGCCTAGAAAGGGGCCCGCTCTGATGATAGTGAGGGTTAGAAAACTGACTGTACATATGTCCCCTTCTTACAGCTCAGAACTGTTTCATGTGTGTATTTGGAGCCAGATCAGCCAGACAGGGACAAAAGTAtgttctcattctctctctctgtaactCCTCTTAGCCCTGCAGAGCTACTGGAGAGGGAGCTGGGTTCTACTCTGGCTTGTGCCTCAGCTGAAGAGGCATGAGCTACGTGCTGACTGGCGAAGCCATCTTCTGCCCAGGTAAAAATCTGAAGTGGGAGGTCGCACCCTTTAGAGCCACAACTGGATCTCATGCATCCTGCATGGGAGACAGGGTCAACCATGTCCATAGCACCAACCACCCCTCCCTTAGACTCCATGGAAGTCTCCTCAGGTTGTGGGCTCCACCCCTGGGGCGGTGAGATTTTGCCTCGGCCCCATTGCCAGCCCTCAGGACAAAGCTCAAGTTGCCACAGCCAGAGGTTCTTTTGGGGAACCTCCTCTGCACTGGGCAGTGTCCCTGCATGGGGGGAGCTCTGGGAGCATCTACCAACTGGGGAAGCCCTCACAGGGCAGCGTCACAAAGAGCGGAGTGAAAGAGATCGGGCGGGTGCAGCCTTGTGCCCGGAGCAAGTCTGAGACCCACACAGCTGTCAGGAGATCTGCAGGGCTTGGGAGCAGAACCTCATAGGTTTTCCTTCAAGAAGAGCCTCACCCAGTTTTCCTTCCCTGTCCCGTGGTTTTCCCCTCGTAGGACGGAACAGCTCAGGTTTGTAGTGAATGCCCCATTAAGAACAACAGGCCTGTCTCTGATCTCACTTATGCTGTAAATCTGGTAAGTcagtgagccagatcctcaactggtgcaaACTGGGCTGGCTCCATGGAAAACCAAAGATCCTGCCCTATGAGACTGCACTGTTTTCATTTCAGCCTTGCTGAATGCATCACATTCATTATCTTCTCTCCTCAGATTCAATTACCAGTGATTTTTATAGTGTAACCTGCCCCTTCACCAACAATCCCTGCAAAACTCCAGCTATGTTAGCCTGATCAGTCTGTGCAGTGGAAATATGAGTTTGAATTGCCTGTTAAAGTTGGTAAGCACTCCTGACTACATGTACTGTTACATGGGAGGAGATTTATCTTCTCCTAAGGGGGGACTGACTTTCAAAACACAAAGTACAGAGCAGTTCCAATTGCATGTGTGTTATTTTGGCACTAACACTGCAGCTATTTAAATGATCCACAGTGACAGCAGAATTTATGTTAAATTGGGAGGATAAAATTGGATTGGAATTGGATACTTGTCACTCAGACGTATCATTTGTCTCACTATTTCACACCTTACAGATGTTAAATTCCATGGTACCTATAGAGTGACTGTTCTTAATTGAGCAAAAGGCATGTAAATGCATTGTAATTAATATTACATTAAAGTGGAATTAATCATTTACATTCAGTTGTGTTTGCAAAGTAGAAATAAACATGGATCTGTGTGTGTTATTGCACGGCAGAAGTGAGCATGGACCATAAGCCGTGTGTATTCACAGTGTAGTAGCTATGGGTAAAGTGCACCTGCCTGACAGTAAGATGGATCTTCATATAGTTATGGTGAATTGCCAGTATTACCATGATGTGTGGTCCAGCAGGAGGGAGTGTTCTGTAGTGATTAAAGCAGGGAACAGcgagtcaggacttctgggttctgttcccagctatgGGAGAGTGTGTCCTCTAGTGGTCAGACTGGGGAGCAGAGAGTCAGGACTCCAGGGCCTATTCCAAGCTCTTGAAGGCAACATCCTCTAGTGATTAGATCAGGGATGGAGAGTCAGAACTCAGGGGTTTTGCTGTTTGGCAAGTACTTAAccaccctctgcctcagtttccccatctgtaaaacaagaTCAACAATATTTATCCACATTGGGGTGAATGACCCTAATTACTTAGTGTGTGCAACGTGCCTTGAGCTCTTCAGACAAAAGCTGCTATTCTATATACCTAGAAAGCATCATGATGTAGAGCCATTTTGATTCTTTCATGCACTTGGAGCTTGTTGTCTGATTATTAAAGACATTTGAAAGAAACAAGTCATTTATTTAattcatctgcacattttattagcTCGCATCAGAGTTTTTTCTTTTGCAGCACTTCACTGAGTTAGTCTTGCAGAAGCGTAGACCTGTAGTCCAAAAGGCAGCATCACCCTGCTCTTCTGGGTCTGAGGATATCAGTTATCTGCAAGGAGAGGAAAGAATAAATTCAGTCCTTCATaggcttatatatatatataaaataaatacaatttttccagtcctttataAGCCACACATACACTGCCAAGTCCTTTATGTACAATGTCCTGTCCTTTATAAGCCTTATACAGTCCTATACAAGATTCACTCCACAGTTCCCAGTCCTTTGCATACAATTCCCAATCCTTTATAAGCCTCACGTACAATTTTCAGCCCTTTACAGCTTTATGTGCAATCCCCaccctcctcagcttccactCTGGAAGAAATGATGACAAACTGAAACCAGCACAGTTGAATTGGAACAGTAATCCCACAGAATGGGTGGAAGCCCTGTTGCTAGGGTTATTTAAACCTAGACTGGAGAAAGCCCTGGAGAACTGACTGTAAATCACAATCCCGTACTGCTCCCCAACAGTGCGTGCATGAATTGACTAAATAACTTACTGTCACAGAATTTTTCTGCCTCTAGTTTTTACATACCGAGGGCCAGCTTATCAGAAGAGCTCAGGGCTAGGCTTTCAAGTGCTCAGCAACACAATCGGGGCCTGAGTTTCAGAGTTCAGCTCACATTCAGACACCTAAATAGAGGCCAGAAGTCCAGAGAGCTCAACACctaactcctttgaaaatctggcctcgaTTGCAGGTGCTGAGCAGTTTGGCCAATGTGGCCTAATTTATGGATGCTGCATTCTGCTGAAAATTTCACCCTACAGCCTGAGATCCTTCGTTGTTACTCACTGTTTAGTTGGGGCTGGATTGTGCAGTCCTTTTGCATACTGCTCCGCTGAGCTTTTAGTCACGTAGTCCCATTGGTGGGGTGACTTGTGTATGTGCACAACAGTGTGAATAAGAGATGTGTGAGCTGGCCCTATGTCCTCACTAAGGCAaacctcattgacttcagggcCGAACAATTAGAACCTCAATTAGCCCTTAAGTTTCTATGTACAGCAACGTTCCCCAAAATACCTACAACTTGGCAAAACCAAGAGCCTGGTTCTGACCTCTGTCAGACCCCTGTAAACAGAGAATATTTGCACTGAAGAAACTGGAGATACACTGATGTGTAACTGTTATAAAGGTACGATCCAATGCTCAAGGGAGACAATGGAAAgtctccctttgacttcagtaggtgttGGGACAGAAAGCAAAGGCTAAATTGTGGCTGTGCCATAAGCCCCATGTACAGAACAGCGCTGAGTTGTGCTGTCTAAGCAGTAGACTGAGAAGTAGACTGTGCCCCCTAGTTTCTCCTCCTCTGTGGAGGGGAAGGGAACTTACACGGTGTCAGGCTTACAGCTGGTGCAGTGTGTTACGACTACACCTATATTTTCCCcttgtggtccagcaagggcacccccTCTAGGCTCTCAGCCGTCTCCTCTCCTGGGTGCAGAtggatttctctctccctcctgaccgggTTTTACCAGGCTGCACAGTCCCCTGCCTATACTGTGAGTTCCTCAGAAAGTCAGACTGACTAAACAGATCTGCTTTGCTTCTCCCGAGAGGCTAAAAGGAACGTAATTGCCCACAGGTACAAGCTACTACacagccctttctaagcaagcacatttattcttaaggcgaaagcattacagagaaaacattaaacacTAAAAGAACCTACACATGTGCTAATAAGcctaccagagatcacccccccACAAGTTCAACAAAGGCTCTGGTAGGAGTCAGCCCTTCCAACCCCACCACGGGGTTTTTCTTTGTTTATAACTTCAGAATACTTTTTGCTCAGAACAAGAACCCCCATGAATAGGtcaagtccttccaaccctttccAGGAAGGGCTGGGGTGTCCCTGGGACAGAAGGTCCTATCCGGTTGTTGGATCAGAAAGTAGGCCCAGAGTCactttaaactcaggctatttatccaaaagtcttCTGGTCTCTAGAGAATCCAATCTGAGCCAGTATAGGAGAGCCCTCCCAGGGGTGGGGCCTCTCGTGAGGTGAATTTGCCTCATCACCCACCCCTGTTCTTAGCTACTGGAGGGCTCCCTCAGGGAATCatatacaatccctggcccacaatgatgCATAATATTTAATACCGTAAGATCACCCATAGATATGCCATCTCTGACACACAGAGGATGTCCCCAGCATGCTGACACAACTGCACTGATTGCATTGTGGGGTGGAGCCGAAGCTCCACTCGCACATGTATGTGGACTGGCAGCCGCATGGAGGCTGCTGTCCCCTCCGCGTTGGTACCCCTGGTGTGAGTAGACAGCTCAGTGGAGTAAGGGGGGGTCTTACACCCTCTTTTAATCCCCTGGGTTGGTGCGTAGGATGGGCCACACTCTGGCCTTAAGGGAAGAGAGAAGCAGACTCAAAAACCcagtatttaggtacctaactcccactgagttcCCCTTAGCTATTCAGTGCCCCACCTGGGCTGGCCTGCAATGTGCGATTTGCCCTTAATGCACATTCAGGAGGAGAAGGCAGCTCCTCCGCCTTGCTTTTATGCGGACACATTTTCAAACAGCTGGAACAATATGTTCGCAAGATTGTCCCCTGGCCACGGAGGAGGGACATGAACGCGGGGAGCAGTACCAAGGGTGGCTGCTTGGAAATGGTGCAATGTCACTGTAACGATCGAAAACAGCACCGAGAGACCGTCTGGGCAATGGGAAGGGAGCTTAATGTTCTTAAGCGCAGAGTGTATCCATGGTGGAACGGGGGGACAATGAGGATTCCGTAAAGGGAGCAAACATGACACAAAAGCCATTTCCACAATACAAATATCActaggggagggagagaggcacaGTTCAAGTTCCTTACAGTACCATTTCGAGCGTCCAGTAGCATCTCAGTTAGCAGTTCCTCCAGGACGTGTTGGTATTTTTCCAGCTGCCTAGCGTCGAGCTGCATTCCAGTTTCTCCAGGAGCAGTCAGCTGTGAAGGAAGGCATGGTTAACCAAAAAAGGAAAATGGAGTAGGGGAGATGGATAACCACACCTCCTACTTCATCAGTGTTGAAGAACAAGGGATCTTGTGCACAGAATTAAGTGCTACAACTTGCTGGAGTTTTCCCCACCAACCCCATAGACAGCCACTGGAAGTTGTAGTACGAGGAACAAGCTGTAAGTTCTGTCACATGGACTAAAGCTGGGCTGATTTAGTCTCCTATTTGGGGTTTGATCATGCACCGTTCAAATCAATGCTAGTTTCCTCATGGACATGAATGGGAAGagggactgcacccttagcaggggcggctccaggcaccagcgctccaagcgcgtgcctggggcagcaagccacggggggcgctctgccggtcgctgctagggcggcaggcaggttgccttcggcggcatgcctgcggagggtccgctggtcccgcggcttcccgtgggaccagcggaccctccgtgcttggggcggcaaaatgtctagagccgcccctgacccttaGTATGGTGGACACTGACGTGGACTGGGTCTTCACAAGAGATAAGTGGCCTTGAGGGCAGTCCTTGAACTCTTTACTCACTCTTGGGTTGCTAGAAGTCCCAGAGTTTCAATCCATTGGGTCATCCAGATGTTCGCTTGGAAATGTAGGCCGGATAGGCCACTGGCAACGAACAGCATACGGCCTCTGCAATTAGCAGAGGTCCCAAAGGAGAAAGTGATCCTTGAACTTGATAACCCCCGGTTTGCAACTCGTTCTCAGGCCAGTCGTTCTATTGACTCCGATGCCTGAATAAGAGCTGTAGGACGAGGCACATTTCTGCATCCAGCACCTCAGGATAGCTGTTGCTGGGATGTAAC
Proteins encoded:
- the LEMD2 gene encoding LEM domain-containing protein 2 isoform X6 translates to MAGLSDAELGRELRALGFQPGPITDSTRELYVKKLGRLRAEEAPRPQSGKTAAPSMAGLSDAELGRELRALGFQPGPITDSTRELYVKKLRRLRAEGAAGRRSQSTGSASRPEPASASHPRRNPSPQAHSAHSQGRRESEEEEEEEGSEEEEDDGYQPPRRDVAEELNPWAQLGKTAAPGGLAPSTQWGAERGFNPSSQCGTRDVRLAPRPHWEAERELAPRPHWEAEREITPSTQGRTRDVGLTPSTQGRTRDVGLTPSTQGRTRDFGLTPTTQWGTRDFGLTPTTQWGTRDVGLTPSTQRGTRDVGLTPSTQRGTRDVGLTPSTQRGTRDVGLTPSAQRGTRDVGLTPSAQWRTRDVGLTPSTQWETERRLTPSTQSGTRDGGLTPSTQGGTATVVGGLIRRIPWRTGGERLTSTSQLTGAAPKQGAVGKAKGLEFYLSWFLYLATLVLLVIFLGILWVKMIGPGWLLGAEENLKLLTVDCETRTDDFCQAKQKDILMTMLYELYNYLAIQAGSFECGNPEKLKSKCILVSEAKDHVANVTGGSPEKFEDALQWILNSNNDLGIWLKGEDPSEPVTSVDQVVCLESTRPRMGLGCRFRRAVSTAIMNLFIFFWSLIALWGILLLLKYRWRKMEEEEQAMYEMVKKIIDAVQDHYKEWEQRLERYPYVGILHVRDTLIPPQSRKKMKRVWNRAVDFLASNESRIQTESHRIAGEDMLVWRWTQPFYISDSEH
- the LEMD2 gene encoding LEM domain-containing protein 2 isoform X5, which codes for MEARGRLSASPKMAALASPLTERFRPSAWAAVPGMAGLSDAELGRELRALGFQPGPITDSTRELYVKKLGRLRAEGAAGRRSQSTGSASRPEPASASHPRRNPSPQAHSAHSQGRRESEEEEEEEGSEEEEDDGYQPPRRDVAEELNPWAQLGKTAAPGGLAPSTQWGAERGFNPSSQCGTRDVRLAPRPHWEAERELAPRPHWEAEREITPRPHWEAEREITPRPHWEAEREITPRPHWEAEREITPRPHWEAEREITPSTQGRTRDVGLTPSTQGRTRDVGLTPSTQGRTRDVGLTPSTQGRTRDFGLTPTTQWGTRDFGLTPTTQWGTRDVGLTPSTQRGTRDVGLTPSTQRGTRDVGLTPSTQRGTRDVGLTPSAQRGTRDVGLTPSAQWRTRDVGLTPSTQWETERRLTPSTQSGTRDGGLTPSTQGGTATVVGGLIRRIPWRTGGERLTSTSQLTGAAPKQGAVGKAKGLEFYLSWFLYLATLVLLVIFLGILWVKMIGPGWLLGAEENLKLLTVDCETRTDDFCQAKQKDILMTMLYELYNYLAIQAGSFECGNPEKLKSKCILVSEAKDHVANVTGGSPEKFEDALQWILNSNNDLGIWLKGEDPSEPVTSVDQVVCLESTRPRMGLGCRFRRAVSTAIMNLFIFFWSLIALWGILLLLKYRWRKMEEEEQAMYEMVKKIIDAVQDHYKEWEQRLERYPYVGILHVRDTLIPPQSRKKMKRVWNRAVDFLASNESRIQTESHRIAGEDMLVWRWTQPFYISDSEH